The following proteins are encoded in a genomic region of Cricetulus griseus strain 17A/GY chromosome 7, alternate assembly CriGri-PICRH-1.0, whole genome shotgun sequence:
- the C7H16orf91 gene encoding protein CCSMST1, with translation MRGVLCSRTAGAVRALRLVGWTSRSLHPPLHGGSPAQPTDREEEEEEDLNHPLQFSSSKATPIRWTVEHSLGKNQRRPWWKVLPVTITLTVLILWCYLRQETSTDEWLREVMGEVEEEEPDGRLEDPEAPAFYGART, from the exons ATGAGAGGTGTCCTATGTTCTCGGACTGCGGG AGCGGTCCGGGCTCTGCGGCTCGTGGGCTGGACTTCGCGGAGCCTGCACCCGCCGCTCCATGGCGGGTCTCCAGCCCAGCCTacagacagggaggaggaggaagaggaagacctCAATCATCCCCTCCAGTTTTCCTCCAGTAAAGCCACCCCAATCCGCTGGACGGTGGAGCATTCCCTGGGGAAGAATCAGCGGCGGCCCTGGTGGAAAGTGCTGCCGGTCACCATCACTCTCACGGTTCTGATCCTATGGTGCTATCTGAGGCAGGAGACCAGCACGGACGAGTGGTTGAGAGAGGTGATGGgcgaggtggaggaggaagagccGGACGGTCGTCTGGAGGACCCCGAAGCTCCGGCTTTCTACGGAGCTAGAACGTAA
- the Percc1 gene encoding protein PERCC1, which produces MAAGVIRSVCDFRLPLPSHQPFLPTDLEVPETSEEEEEEEEDEEEGYQELQDEGPQDCSPDSQSSGVAPQSPSSPETPMQLLRFSELISGDIQRYFGRKDTGQDPDAQDVYSDSQPASCSARDLYYADLVRLAQDGSPEDEEAAELSVHVPGGPEGQVHRLGHRGDRVPPLGPLAELFDYGLRQFSRPRVSACQRLRLERKYSHITPMTQRKLPSSFWKEPVPNPLGLLHPDTPDFSDLLASWSAESSSELQSGGPQALEGTQLTEV; this is translated from the coding sequence ATGGCTGCTGGTGTGATACGGTCTGTCTGTGACTTCCGGTTGCCCCTACCATCACATCAGCCCTTCCTGCCCACAGATCTGGAGGTTCCAGAAActtctgaagaagaagaagaggaggaggaagacgagGAAGAGGGATACCAGGAGCTGCAAGATGAGGGGCCACAGGACTGCAGCCCagactcccagagctcaggagtGGCCCCCCAGAGTCCCAGCAGTCCTGAGACCCCAATGCAGCTGCTGCGCTTCTCAGAGCTTATCAGTGGCGACATTCAGCGGTACTTTGGACGAAAGGACACAGGGCAAGACCCAGATGCCCAAGATGTCTATTCTGACAGCCAACCAGCCAGCTGCTCTGCCCGGGACCTGTACTATGCTGACCTGGTACGCCTGGCCCAGGATGGGTCCCCAGAGGATGAGGAGGCTGCTGAGCTCAGTGTGCATGTGCCTGGGGGGCCTGAGGGTCAGGTGCACAGGCTGGGCCACAGAGGAGACAGGGTGCCACCGCTGGGCCCCCTGGCTGAGCTCTTTGACTATGGGCTTCGGCAGTTCTCCAGGCCCAGAGTGTCAGCTTGTCAAAGACTGAGGCTAGAGCGTAAGTATAGCCACATTACCCCCATGACCCAAAGGAAATTGCCTTCATCCTTCTGGAAGGAGCCTGTACCCAACCCACTAGGCCTACTGCATCCTGACACACCAGATTTTAGTGATCTGCTGGCCAGCTGGTCTGCTGAGAGTAGCTCTGAGCTGCAGAGTGGAGGCCCCCAGGCCCTGGAGGGAACACAGCTTACTGAGGTGTAG
- the LOC100773124 gene encoding LOW QUALITY PROTEIN: U6 snRNA-associated Sm-like protein LSm3 (The sequence of the model RefSeq protein was modified relative to this genomic sequence to represent the inferred CDS: inserted 1 base in 1 codon; substituted 1 base at 1 genomic stop codon) translates to MADHVDQXQTASTVEEXLDLIRLSLDEGLYVKMRNARELRGRLCAYEQHLNMILGDIEEAVTTMIETDEETYEEIYKSTKWNIPMLFIWGDGVVLVAPSLRVG, encoded by the exons ATGGCGGACCATGTAGATCAGTAGCAGACTGCCAGTACCGTAGAGG TCCTGGATCTCATCAGGCTCAGTTTGGATGAGGGACTTTATGTGAAGATGAGAAACGCCCGAGAGCTTCGAGGCAGATTATGTGCTTATGAACAACATTTAAATATGATCCTGGGAGACATAGAAGAAGCTGTGACAACAATGATAGAGACTGATGAAGAGACATATGAAGAGATATATAAATCAACAAAATGGAACATCCCCATGCTCTTCATCTGGGGAGATGGTGTTGTTCTAGTTGCCCCTTCACTGAGAGTTGGCTAA